The following DNA comes from Deltaproteobacteria bacterium.
AACAAAAAGAACGTTTCCTCGCACGATTCCGCGATGGTGACCCGAAGTGGGGTGCGATGGCCATCACCGAACCAGGCTGTGGCTCGGACTCAGCAGCAATCACAACGACCGCGGTCCGAGACGGTGACCACTGGGTCCTCAATGGTACAAAAATCTTCTGCACCAGCGGGCACATGGCAGTGGAAAAATCAGAAGGGTTTGTCGTGGTTTGGGCGACAGTCGATAAAGCTGCGGGGCGTGCGGGGATAAAAGCGTTTGTGGTTGAGCACCACACCCCTGGAATGACCGTCACCAAAGTTGAGAACAAAATGGGGATTCGCGCATCCGACACTGCCATGCTGGTCTTTGAAGATTGTCGCATCCCGCTTGATAACATTTTGGGGAGCGCCGAAGTTCAGCAGACAACCGAAGGGTTTAAAGGGGTCATGGCCACCTTCGACGCCACGCGGCCGCTGGTCGCCGCAAGTGCACTAGGGATTGCACGCGCTGCGGTCGACTTCGTTCGCGAGAGTTTCGAGAAAGAAGGCATCACCATTCGCTATCATGTCCCACCAACTAAGCTCACCACTATCGAACGAGACTTCATGGACATGGAAGCTGACTTGCAAGCCGCACGCTTGCTCACTTGGCGAGCCGCTTGGATGATTGACCAAGGCATGCGGAATAACCTGGAAGCCTCTATTGCAAAAGCCAAAGCTGGACTTGTAGTCACACGAGTAACGCAGAAAGCAGTCGAACTGCTAGGCCCACTCGGGTACTCGCGGAAAATACTACTCGAGAAGTGGATGCGCGATGCCAAGATCAACGACATTTTCGAAGGCACGCAGCAGATTAATCTGCTCATTATTGCGCGCCGAATTCTCGGCTATTCGAGTCGGGAATTAAGTTAGGGCAGTACACTCTCTATCGAACGGCAGATTTTCATTCCTTAAAGAATCTTGGTAGTTTGACCGAAGGATGAGTCAGAAAAATTACGTCGCGTAGCACTACGTGTGTCTCTCAATGCGGGGGGCTGATGGGTAAAGGGATGCACGTGAGGAAGAGAAGACAAGTATGCTGCCGTTTCAGTGTCCCCCCACGATCCTGTCAC
Coding sequences within:
- a CDS encoding acyl-CoA dehydrogenase; this encodes MIDFTLSPEIQNTQQMIHIVADQTMRPISREYDEREHEKPVEWLTMMWNGSKNMISFGDNEKSPSKEGRKPAERTLRAAILIEELSWGDAGLYLSIPNSGLGGAAVMAAGTPEQKERFLARFRDGDPKWGAMAITEPGCGSDSAAITTTAVRDGDHWVLNGTKIFCTSGHMAVEKSEGFVVVWATVDKAAGRAGIKAFVVEHHTPGMTVTKVENKMGIRASDTAMLVFEDCRIPLDNILGSAEVQQTTEGFKGVMATFDATRPLVAASALGIARAAVDFVRESFEKEGITIRYHVPPTKLTTIERDFMDMEADLQAARLLTWRAAWMIDQGMRNNLEASIAKAKAGLVVTRVTQKAVELLGPLGYSRKILLEKWMRDAKINDIFEGTQQINLLIIARRILGYSSRELS